From the genome of Mycobacterium kansasii ATCC 12478:
TTCCGGGCGCGGCGTGCCGCGCAAATGTCGCAGTACGTGGTCGGCGAAGGCGACGACGCCGAAGCACGCATCAGGCAAATCGATGAGTTGAAATACGCCCTGCGGTCGGTGAACATGTTTGCCCCGTGGATTCGTCGTATCTTCATTGCGACGGATTCAGCCCCGCCGCGGTGGTTAGCCGACCATCCGAAAATCACCATCGTTCGAGCCGAGGATCACTTCTCGGATCGTGCCGCGTTGCCCACCTACAATTCGCATGCGGTGGAGAGCCAGCTGCACCACATCCCGGGGCTGAGCGAGCATTTCCTGTATTCCAACGACGACATGTTCTTCGGGCGGCCGGTCAAGGCCAGCATGTTCTTCTCCCCCGGCGGCGTCACGAAGTTCATCGAGGCCAAGACCCGGATAGGGCTGGGCACCAACGATCCGGCCCGCAGCGGTCACGAGAACGCGGCACGAGTCAACCGGCGGCTGCTATTCGAGCGGTTCGGGCAGCTGATCACGCGCCATCTCGAGCACACCGCGGTCCCGCTGCGCAAGAGCGTGCTCATCGAGATGGAGCAGGAATTCCCCGAGGAGTTCGCGTGCACCCGGGCCAGCGCGTTCCGGTCGGCCACCGACATCTCGGTAACCAACTCGCTGTACCACTACTACGCGCTGATGACCGGCCGTGCCGTCCAACAGGAAAATGCCAAGGTTCGCTACGTCGACACCACCACCCACGCGGGCCTGGACCTGCTGGAGGAATTGCGGAAACACCGCCAGTACCACTTCTTCTGTCTGAACGACGGCAGCTTCCCCGAAGTCGACCCGGCCGAGCGGGCACAACGGGTGGTCAGCTTCTTGGAGCGGTACTTTCCGATCCCCGCGCCGTGGGAAAAGGTGGCCGCGGACGTCAGTGGGCCGGCCCCGGCCGCGCCGCTGGCGTCAGCACCATTGGAGGCTGGCTGAACAGCGAATCGCGCCGCGACGGCTCGATGAACATCCCGGTTTCGGCGATCTGACGTTTCGCCTGGGTGGGAGAGACAAAGGTGCCCACGGTTTTTCCGCCACCGAGCGGGATCACCGAATGCACCACGGTGTCTTGATAGACGTGCACCAGGTTGCATCCCTGCGCGCCGTCCCTGCCGCGGGTTCCCCCTGCGGCAACGGTGAGGTCCTGGGTGTAGCAGGTCGCCGATGCCACCGAAACCGGGATCCCGACGAAGGTGGCGTTCGTCGAGTAGTGCAGGTGCCCAGCCAGAATGGACCGCACGTCGCTGCCGTCGAGTACCCGGCCAAGGGCGGCCTGATCCCGGAGTTCCACCGTCACCGCGAGGTCCAAGACACTGGGGATCGGCGGATGATGCAGCGCCAAGATGGTGCCGTGCGGTGCCGGAGTCGCCAATTGTGTTGCCAGCCAGCTTAATTGGGAGCGCCGCAGTTCGCCGTGATGGTATCCGGGTACCGAGGTGTCCAGGGTGATGATCCGCAGGCCGTCGATCATGTGCACCCGGTCCAGCGGTGCCATCGACGGCGCCTCGTCGAGCAGGAAGCTGCGAAGCGCGGCCCGGTCGTCATGGTTGCCCATCACCCAGATGAGTTCGGCGCCAAGCTCGGCGGAGAACGGTTCCACCACCGCTCGCAGCTTGCGATATGCCTGAGCCTCACCGGTGTCGGCCAGGTCGCCGGTGAAGACGATGGCATCGGGACACATCCCGGAGCTGGTCAGCTGTTCGAGCAGCTCACCCAGTCGGCCGTCGGCATCCACAGCGCCGTAAAGGGGACCATCGTCGCCGACAAGATGCGTGTCGCTGATATGCAGGAGAACGTATTCCGGCCGCGGATGCTCCGCGGCCCTAAGTCTGTGCACCTGAGGTGCCAACCCTCTCGGTCTGGTGATCGCTGGGAAACAGCGCGTCAAGTATAACGGCGTGCCAGCGTGCCCGCAGCGCTCGCCTGCCGCCGCTGGACGGCCAGCGCCGCGACCGCGCCGGCCTCATTGATCGCCAGATGCGTCAGGATCGGCGCCGCCAGGCTGCCGGAGCGCTCGGCGAGCCATCCGAACACCCAGCCCGCCAGGCCGGTGACCAGCACCGTGGGCACCGCCGGCGCGCCCGTCGCGCGCGCGTCGGCAATGTGGGAAAGGCCGAAGGCGCCCGCTTGCAGCAGCCGTCCGCCCACCGGTCCGAATGCCTGGGTCCCGGCGGTGGCCAGCGCCGCCCGGAACGCGGCCTCCTCGGCCCACACGGTCCCGAAGGGGATGTGCAGCACCAGCCAGCCCGGCGCCGACGACGGCAGTTCACGTTCGGACATCGACAAGCGCACCACGGGCACCGGTGCGCTCGCCGCGATCGCCGTCGTCGTCACCGCCGCGGCCGCCGCTCCCAGTCGCAAACCCGCCCACAGCCGTGGCGGCCGAAGACCCACGGGCGCCCGGGTCAGCCACACCAGCAAGCACCCGAGCCCGGCCTGCAACCCTACCCGCCACGCAGTGGGCAGCCGCGGCGCGACAAAGCTCCAGCCGACCAGGCCGGCGGCCAAAGATGTTGCGCGAAGCCGACTTACCCGAAGAATCGCGGGAGCACCGCCTCGGACGTCTGGCGCAGTTCGGCCAGCGACACCGTGAACAATCCGTGGAACTCGATGACCTCCGAGGCCTGATCGACGACGCCGATGCGAACCGCGGGCAGGCCGCGCGCCTCGCACATCGCCCGGAACCGGCTCTCCTCGGTGCGTGGCACCGCGACGAGTACCCGCCCGGCCGACTCGGAGAACAGCATCACGAAAGGGTCGGTTCCTTCGGGAAGCACGATCCGGCAACCGGTTTCACCTGCCAGCGCTGCTTCGACGACGGCCTGGGCCAGCCCGCCTTCGGACAGGTCGTGCGCCGCGGACACCAGGTCGTCGCGCGAGGCCGAGCGCAGCACCTCGGCCAGCAGCCGCTCGCGGGCCAGGTCGACTCTGGGCGGCAGGCCACC
Proteins encoded in this window:
- a CDS encoding stealth family protein; the encoded protein is MPRIPSCDGGRPAERSLAPIIVTRRGKIARLESSLTPHEAQLEDLVFVRKALNRANIPFLLVRNHKNRPILAVDIRLRPAVEQAFAAACVTEPMYAKTIDQKGIPAVLLANGRLSAMGDPRILRLYRQRIAPGGFRYGPAFGVELQFWVFDETVIRCPVENSLTRKVLPRNELVPATVKLYGYKWPTLEGMFTPHASDVTFDIDLVFSWVDGSDPVFRARRAAQMSQYVVGEGDDAEARIRQIDELKYALRSVNMFAPWIRRIFIATDSAPPRWLADHPKITIVRAEDHFSDRAALPTYNSHAVESQLHHIPGLSEHFLYSNDDMFFGRPVKASMFFSPGGVTKFIEAKTRIGLGTNDPARSGHENAARVNRRLLFERFGQLITRHLEHTAVPLRKSVLIEMEQEFPEEFACTRASAFRSATDISVTNSLYHYYALMTGRAVQQENAKVRYVDTTTHAGLDLLEELRKHRQYHFFCLNDGSFPEVDPAERAQRVVSFLERYFPIPAPWEKVAADVSGPAPAAPLASAPLEAG
- a CDS encoding phosphodiesterase, whose product is MHRLRAAEHPRPEYVLLHISDTHLVGDDGPLYGAVDADGRLGELLEQLTSSGMCPDAIVFTGDLADTGEAQAYRKLRAVVEPFSAELGAELIWVMGNHDDRAALRSFLLDEAPSMAPLDRVHMIDGLRIITLDTSVPGYHHGELRRSQLSWLATQLATPAPHGTILALHHPPIPSVLDLAVTVELRDQAALGRVLDGSDVRSILAGHLHYSTNATFVGIPVSVASATCYTQDLTVAAGGTRGRDGAQGCNLVHVYQDTVVHSVIPLGGGKTVGTFVSPTQAKRQIAETGMFIEPSRRDSLFSQPPMVLTPAARPGPAH
- a CDS encoding CPBP family intramembrane glutamic endopeptidase; amino-acid sequence: MLRVSRLRATSLAAGLVGWSFVAPRLPTAWRVGLQAGLGCLLVWLTRAPVGLRPPRLWAGLRLGAAAAAVTTTAIAASAPVPVVRLSMSERELPSSAPGWLVLHIPFGTVWAEEAAFRAALATAGTQAFGPVGGRLLQAGAFGLSHIADARATGAPAVPTVLVTGLAGWVFGWLAERSGSLAAPILTHLAINEAGAVAALAVQRRQASAAGTLARRYT